The following are from one region of the Hyla sarda isolate aHylSar1 chromosome 6, aHylSar1.hap1, whole genome shotgun sequence genome:
- the ADM gene encoding pro-adrenomedullin, with the protein MDFAYVVFFHITYLSFLGSVAGRIGLHGERKTWKFLEVRRARRDLQTPVQSPDAIATLSFVKPEDTKDSRLPQSSNVAHIRVKRYRHSFGNYPQMSRGCKFGTCIVHNLANQIYQYTDKDKDITAPARKISSQGYGRRRRRSVPERRLLMPFVDGAFRPRWVRRTNPATTRQLRPTKGKMWPTLLRT; encoded by the exons ATGGACTTTGCGTACGTCGTCTTCTTCCACATCACGTATCTCAGCTTCCTCGGCTCCGTCGCGGGAAGGATCGGACTCCATGGAGAGAGAAAAAC GTGGAAATTTCTTGAGGTGCGCAGAGCCAGAAGGGACCTGCAGACACCCGTCCAAAGTCCTGACGCAATCGCAACGTTGTCATTCGTCAAGCCGGAAGATACCAAGGATTCACGTCTGCCCCAGAGCAG CAACGTCGCCCACATCCGTGTAAAGAGATACAGGCACAGCTTCGGCAACTACCcccagatgtctaggggctgcaAGTTCGGCACCTGCATAGTGCACAACTTGGCCAACCAGATCTACCAGTACACCGACAAGGACAAGGACATCACCGCGCCGGCCAGGAAAATCAGCTCCCAGGGCTACGGCCGCAGGAGGAGAAGGTCCGTCCCGGAGAGGAGGCTTCTGATGCCCTTCGTGGACGGCGCCTTCAGACCGCGGTGGGTGAGAAGAACCAACCCGGCCACCACCCGGCAACTCCGCCCGACCAAAGGCAAAATGTGGCCGACCTTACTGAGGACTTAA